The region GGTCGACACCGAGTTCTTCTGTCCGGAGTGCGGGCAGGTCACGCCGGCCGCGCGCTCGTCGCTGCGGGCGGGCGACATCTGCCCGGAGTGCAAGCACGGCTACATCACCGAGCGCGAGCGCTAACGCGAAAAGGGTAAACCTCCCCCTGTGTATCACTTCAGGCATGAAGGAGTACAAGATGCGTCGCGGCGAGTATCTCGACGAACGGGTGCCGGACATGGAGTCGACCGTCGAGGACTACTTCGGCGAGATCACCGGCACCGAGGAGTACGAGGGCGACGACCTCTACGTCGTCGGCGACCCGGACAACCCCGTCTTCGACCGGATCGTCGTCGGCGCGTCGACGTACGGCAGCAAGAAGGACAAGCTCGCCGTCCACTTCGAGGAGCGCGACGCCGAGGACGTGATCGCCGAGGGCAACGCCGAGGCCGCGGCCGACGCCGTCGACGCGAAAAACGACTTCCTGCTCGAAGCGACGGGCCGGGACGCCAAGTCCCGCCGCGAGTCGATGAAGCGCGCGGTCGAGGACGACCCCGACCACGACGTGGACGCCTGACCGGTCCGGCCGGCTTCCCGTCGAGCCGAGTTCTCTAGCGCCGGTACGGAGCGAACGCCGTCGCCCGGCGAGGTGCCCTACCGGACGCCCAGTTTCTCACGGCTGATCTGCACGCCGGTCGGCGTGACGATGATCCCGTCGTCGCCCTTCTGGACGATGTCGCCGCCGACCTCCTCGGCGACCTGCCGGAGTTCGTCGATGATGTGCTCGGCGGTCGGGTCCTCGGTCCGGAGCCGCGTGATGTCGGCGATGACCAGGTCGCCGTCGTAGACGGCGTCTTTGATGTCCATCACGTCCTCCTTCCCCGAAATTTCGGCGATGTGTACCGACATCGCCGCCTCGTTCGCGCCCGCGTCGAAGTCGGCGGGGTCGAGTTCGACGTAGTCCCCGGTCGAGCGGCTGTCGTTGCTCCCGAGGATCTTGCTCATCAGTCCCATAGGGGTACGTCACCGGCGGAGCGAGTATAGTTCTTGCGTCAGACAGTTCCGGGAGGCGGGGCTTTTTGCGCCACAGCGCCCAGGGATCCCCCATGACGTTCAGCATCTGCGTCCGGGAGCGGTACACGGACGACGAGGGCGAGGAACGGACGCGCTTCGGCGTCGCCGTCACGACGCGGCTGCCGGGCGTCGGGACGCTGTGCCCGTTCGCCAGCGAGCACGGCGCGGTCGCGACACAGAGCCTCGTCAACGTCGACCTCGGCCGGAAGGGGATCGAGTATCTCGACGACGGGCTTGCGGTCGACGACGCGCTGCAGTCGCTGCTGAACGCCGACGACGGCGCGCCCCAGCGCCAGCTTCACGGCGTCGGCGCGGACGGGACGTTCGCGTTCTCCGGCGAGGAGTGCAACGGCTGGTTCGGCCACGTCGAGGGCGACGGCTACACGGTCGCGGGCAACCTGCTCACCGGCGAGAAAGTCGTCGACGCGACGGCGGCGGCGTACGAGGCGAGCGCGCCGGGAGACGGCGAGAACGCCGACGCGCCCCTCGCCGAGCGCCTGATCGACGCGCTGGCCGCGGGCCACGCCGAGGGCGGCGACAAGCGCGAGGAACTCCACGTCCAGAGCGCGGCCCTGCTCGTCGAGTCCACCGAGGACCCGCCGGTCGACCCGTACTACAACGACCTGCGGGTCGACGCCACGGAGACGCCGGTGGCGGACCTCCGGGAGACGTACGAACACGCCGTCGAGGGGTACGAGATGGCGATGGAGCGCTACGAGGACGCGTACGACGAGGACAGCATGGACGAGGCGGAGTAGCGAACGGGCGACTGTTGCTGACCGGGACAGGCGACGACCGTCAGGCCGTGAACTCGTAGAGGTCGTCGCCGACGTGGTGGATCGACTCGACGACCTTGCCGCTGTCGCCGACCATGTCGTCGCCGTCGGTTTTCGCGCGGCCGATGGCGAGCACCTTGCCGTGGGACTCCTCGGCGATCGCCACGAGGTCGCCGCTCCCGATGTCCGCGTCGGCCTTGACGATGCCGGGGCGCATTACGTCCGCGCCGTCGCTGACGAAGGAGACCGCGCCCGCGTCGACGGTGACGACGCGGTTCTCCGGCGGGTACTCGTTTGCGCCCCGCACCGTGAGAAACGGCTCCTCGTCGACGTACAGCACGGCCGGCTCGCCGTCGACGAGGACGAGCTCGTCGTCGCTGTCCTCGAACTCGACGAGTTCGTACGCGTCGCCGTCGACCGCGACGTCCAGCTGGGCGGCGACGTGGTCCTCGATCTCGTCGATCTCGTCGCTCCGGAGGTGGTGCCGGGACTTGACCTGCATGGACGGGGAAAACACCGCGGCGCGCATAAATCGCCCGTTCCGGCGCGGGGTCGCCGACGGACCTGCCCGCCGACGGTCGCCGGTCGGTGGCGTCGGCCGGCCGGTCGTGTCACGGCGGACCCCGAAAAGGGCTAAGTACGATCCCGCCCACAGTACTGGTATGTGGTCCTCCCGGAAAGACCGGGACGAGATGGAGACCTGCATCGCCTGCGGGGACTCCGTCCGTCGGTCCGACGCGCGGGAATACGACAAGCACGGCGACCGGTGGGAGCGCGAGGGCAAGGAGTTCGAGTACCTCTGCAAGCCCTGTTACCGCGACCTCTGTCACCAGCCGCGGGACGAACTGGAGGAGCTCCTGATCGACGTCGAGGCCGGCGAGCGCGACCGGGAGGCGTTTCTGCAGTGGTACAGCGCGACCGTCGAGGATCGGTACGGCGAGCTAGAGGAGGAGCAGTAGCCGGGCGGTCGCGCCGGACCCGCGTACCCGATAGGTTAACTGTCCGACCCGCGTACGGCCGGGCATGAGCGACTCGCAAGCCGAGGCGGGCACCGCCGAGGCGCAGGGACCCGTCGAGATCGACGAGGAGATGGCCCGCCACCTGGAGAACAAGCGGGAGGAACTCTTCGAGAAGTTCGAGATCCCCGACGGCTTCCCCCCGGAAGTGCTCGAGGAAGCGGAGGAACGCACCGAAGGGATCACCCAGGAGATCCGGGAGGAGGTCGACGAGCGCGAGGACCTCCGGGAGATGACGACGTGGACGGTCGACCCGATCGACGCGCAGGACTTCGACGACGCCATCAGCGTCGAGGAGCGGGACGACGAGTTCGTGCTGTGGGTCCACATCGCCGACGTGACCCACTACGTCAACCCCGACACCGCGATGTGGGACGAGGCCGTCGAGCGCGGCAACACCGTCTATCTGCCCGGCTACACCGTCCACATGCTCCCGCCGGTGCTGGCCGAGACGGTCTGCTCGCTCGTGCCCAACGAGGACCGCCTGGCCCACACCGTCGAAATGCACCTCGACAAGGAGACGCTCTCCTACGAGACGATCGATATCTACAAGTCCGTCATCGAGAGCGACGAGCGGCTCACCTACACGCAGGCCGAGGACCGGCTCGACGACCCCGACTCGCACCTCCACGACGAGATCTCGCTCGTCTTCGAGCTCGCCGACCGGATGCACGAGCAGCGCAAGGAGGACGGGAGCCTCGTGCTCAACCCCCGGCGGGACCGCGCCCACACCATCATCGAGGAGTGCATGCTGAAGGCGAACAAGGCCGTCACGCACGAGCTGATGTGGGACCGCGGCGTCGAGGCGATGTACCGCGTCCACCCACAGCCCAGCCCCGGCGAGTGGGACGAGGCGCTCCGGGAGATCCAGGACTTGAACGGCGTCTCCGTCCCGGGCGAGGCGTGGGACGACCCGCGGAAGGCCGTTAACGCGACGCTGGAGGAGGCCCCCGACCGCCAGCTCGACAAGATCCAGTGGGCCGTGATGAAGGTGATGCCACGCGCGAAGTACATGAACGACCCGTTCGGCGGCCACCACGCGCTGAACTTCGAGATCTACGGCCACTTCACCAGCCCCATCCGCCGGCTCTCGGACCTGATCAACCACTGGATCGTCTACACCAACGACGTGCCCGAGGACCTCGTCGCGCTCTGTGACCGGGCCTCCGACCGGCAGAAGGAGGCCGAGTCCTGCGAGCGCGAGTACAAGGACTTCCTCCAGGAGGTCGGCCTCGACCCCGACGCGGTCAACAGCCGCGGGATCGAGGTCGTCGACGACGAGTAGCGCCGCGGGATCGCGGTCGTCGGGGCGGGTAAGGCGGGCTTTCCGCCCGACCTCCACGGGCCGATAGTTCTCAGCGCTCGCCGCCGAGCGCCGCGGCGGGCCGTAACCGCACTCCGGCATCTATATCAGGAATATTACTAACGCGCAATCACAACCGTCGTTCCCGATATCTGGCACGTGGCAACAATATTATCCGTGTGGTTCTCACATCTGATAACGACATGGGTGGGGGGACGAACGTGGTGCTCGTCGTCGCGGACACGACGCGGTACGACGACGCACTGCGACCGGACGTGGCACCGACGATAACCGACCTGCGGGAGACGGGGGCGACGTACGCGAACGCGGTCGCGCCAGCACCGTGGACGCTCCCGTCTCATGGATCGCTGTTCACCGGACAGTACCCGTCGAAACACGGCGCACACGCCGGTCACGAGCGACTGGACGAGGGCCCGCCGACGCTGCCGGAACTGTTCCGGGCGGCAGGGTACGACACCGCCGGGGTGTCGGGCAACACGTGGATCAGCCGCGAGGGCGGGTTCGCCCGCGGCTTCGACGAGTTCCACCAGACCTGGCAGTACGTCCAGGCCGACACCGCGATGGGTGAACTCGTCGAAGTGACCGAGGAGAGCCGACTCCGCGCGGTGGGCCGGAAGCTCTTCGACGGCAACCCGCTGGCGAACGCGGCCAACGCGGTTTACCGGACGCTGGTTCGCGACCGGGGCGACGAGGGGGCAGCGCGGGCGACGGCGTGGGTCGAGGACTGGCTCGCCGACCGGGAGCGCGACGACCCGTTTTTCCTCTTCGCCAACTACCTCGAACCGCATCTGGAGTACCGGCCGCCGAAGCATCTCGCCGAGCGCTTCCTCCCGGACGGGATGAGCTACGAGGCGGCGATGGACGTGCCCCAGGAGCCGTGGGAGTACCTCGCCGGCACCGTCGAACTGACCGACCGCGATTTCGCGGCGCTCCGCGCGCTGTACCGCGCCGAGATCGCCTACCTCGACGAGCACCTCGCGCGGCTCAGGCGGGCGCTCGTCGCGGCGGGCGAGTGGGACGACACCGTGTTCGTCCTCGTCGGCGACCACGGCGAGAACTTCGGCGAGCACGGGCTGATGGACCACCAGTACTGCCTGTACGACACGCTGCTCCACGTCCCACTCGTCGTCGCCGGCGGCGCGTTCGACGGCCGCGGCGAGGTCGACCGCCTCGTCAGCCTCGTCGACGTGCCGGCGACGTTGCTCGACGCCGGCGGGGTCGACGCACCGGCGGCCCGTACCGAGTTCCAGGGACGGTCGTTCCACCCCGGTTCGGACGCCGACCCCCACGAGCACGTGTTCGCCGAGTACCTCGAACCGCAGCCGTCGATGGCGGCGCTGGAGGAGCACGTCGACGACCTGCCGCCGCACGTGTACGAGTACGACCGCTCGCTCCGGGCCGTCCGCACGGCCGACCACAAGCTGATCCGCGGATCCGACGGCTCCCGGGAGCTGTACCACGTCGCGGACGACCCCGGCGAGGAGAACGACCTGACGCGGTCGCACCCGGAGCAGGCCGAGCGGCTCGAAGCCGTCGTGGACGAGTGGCTCGCCTCGTTCGACGCGGCCGACACGGACGAAGCAGTCGACATCGACGGCGCGCGGCAGCAACAGCTCGAACAGCTCGGCTACCTGCAGTAGCGGCGGTTCGTGGGGGTAAACTCCCGCCGTAGCAGCTGGTAAGTACGCTTTTGCGACGCGCCGTGGTCGCTCGACCGTGATCGAGTACTGCCTCCGCAACGTGGACGGCGCGGCCCGCGAGCGACTCCGTCGCAGGGACGACACCCGGGAACGGGTCTGCCTCGACCGCTGTGGCCGATGCTACGCCGGGCCATTCCTCGTCGTCGACGGCCGCGTCGAGACCGCCGAGTCACACCGTGCGCTCCTCGACGCGGTCGATCGGCCATGAACGTCCTCCTGCTGTCGATCGACAGCCTGCGCCGGGACTTCCTCACGGCGTACCGCGACGACCCCCGGTGTCTGGACCACGCCGTCGAGACGGACAACATCGATCGCTTCGCCGAGCGTGCGGCGACGTTCGAGACCCACTACGCCGGAAGTCTCCCCTGTATGCCGGCCCGCCGGGAGTGGCTGACGGGGACCCGGGAGTTCCTCTGGCGGCCGTGGGGGCCGACCGAGGCGTTCGACGAGACGATCCCGGAACTGGCCCGGCGCGAGGGCGTTCTCACGCACCTGATCACCGACCACTACCACTACTTCCAGCACGGGAGCGGCGGCTACTACGAGGACTTCAACGGCTTCGATTTCCTCCGGGGCCACGAGTACGACGCCTGGCGCACCGCGCCGCGGGAGCCGGACGACCGCCTCGTCGCCCAGTCGCTGGACCGCGAAATCGACGACCTGCGCGACGTTGGCTACGTCAACCGGGCCGCCTACCCCCGGAACGCCGCGGCGCTGGGACTGGACGACCCCGACGCCGACGAGTCGGAGTTCTTCGGGCCGCGCGTACTCTCCCGGACCGCAGAGTGGCTCGGCGACCACGGCGACTGGGACGACTGGTTCTGCTACGTCGACAGCTTCGACGTCCACGAGCCGTTCCACTGCCCCGAGCCGTACGCCTCCATGTACACCGACGAGGACCCCACGGATCCGGAGCTCCCGTTCTGGCCCTACTACGGCCCCGTCGACGAAGGGCAGAGCGAGCTGTCCGAGCGCGAACTGGAGTTCGTCCGTGCGCAGTTCGCCGGAAAGGTGACGATGGTCGACCGCTGGTTCGGCCGCGTGCTCGACGCGCTGGACGACGGCGACCTGTGGAACGAGACGATGGTCGTCGTCACCAGCGACCACGGCTTCTTCCTCGGCGACCACGGCTGGGTCGGCAAGAACGAACCGCCCTGCTACGACGTGCTCGCCCGAACGCCGCTGTTCGTCTGGCATCCCGAGAGCGAGCGCAACGGCGACCGGATCGAGTCGCTCACGTCCGCCGTGGACATCTACCCGACCGTGCTGGACGCCCTCGACGCCCCGGTCCCGGACGGGACCCACGGTCGGACCCTCCGCCCGTTGCTCGCCGGCGACGCCGACGAGGGGCGCGACAGCGCGCTGTACGGCTACTGGGGCTCGGCGGTCAACGTCACCGACGGCCGGCACACCTACCTCCACCCCTGCGACCCCTCCGTCGACGCCGACTGCTTCTCGACCGGCATGCTGAACGCCCGCGGCTTCCCGCTGCCGCGCGACCCGAAGACCGACGCCGACGCCGGACAGTTCCTCCCGTACACGGACTCGCCGGTGTGGCGATACGCCGCGCCGTCGTTCTCCCAGACCGACGAGCCGCTGCTGTTCGACACTCGCGAGGACCCCGGACAGACGACGAACCTCGCGGACGACGGCGGCGGCCCCGCGGCTGTCGACCGAATGCGCGGCCTGCTCGTCGACGCGCTGGACGACCTCGGAGCGCCCGACAGCCAGTACGCACGACTCGGACTGGACTGAGGCCAGCGCCCGGTCAGACCGATCCGGCCGCCGCTTCCGTGGCGAGCGCCCGGAAGTTCTCGAACACCCGGTCCGTGGTCGCGTCCGCGAACGACAGCGCGGTCCGCTCCCACCCGAAATCGTCGACCAGCCGGTCGCGGTGCTCGGCCCCGAACTCGGGGTGGAACTGGACCGTCCACAGCGGCGCGTTCCGGTGTCGCGTCCCGAACGCGTCGGCGTGGGGAGCCGACGCGATCACTTCCATCCCCTCGCCCGGTTCCGTGACGGCGTCGCCGTGGACCGCCGGCACGACCGACTCGACAGCCTCGAACAGTGGGTCCTCGTCCAGGTCGGCCTCGACGAGGCGGGCCGTCGTTCCGACCCGCTCGACGGTGCCGCCGAGCGCCGCGTTTGCGATCTGGTGGCCGAAGCAGACGCCGAGCGTCGGGACGGACAGGTCGACGAGTTCGCGGACCAGCGCCGCCTGGTCGTCGATCCACGGCCGGTCGCCGGCCTCGTACACGCCGGCCGTGCTGCCGGTGAGCACGACGGCGTCCGCGTCAGCCGGCTCGAACCGCTCGCCCGCCGCGAAGTCAACCGCCTCGGCGTCCGGAAAATGCGAGACGAGCGCGTCGCAGTGATACTCGCAGTCGGCGTCGACCTCGTTGCGGACGACGTACAGCGTCGGCGACTCCATGCACGTTGCTACAGCGCTTGCGGCGAAAACCTGTCGGTGAGCCGGATGGCATCCGTGGCCGACGATTCGCGCCGCTTGCGGAGTTGCTCACGGCGCAGGAATCATGGACTCGGCGGGACCGAGCAAACTGACAGTTTGCGAGGGTCGGCGAGGGAACGAGACGAACGAAGTGAGTCGAGTGGACTCGCCGGGATTTGAACCCGGGGCCTACACCTTGCGAAGGTGTCGATCTGCCACTGATCTACGAGCCCGCATCAACACGTAGCCCGGCGTGGTTATTTGTAGGTTGTGTTTTCCCGGCGGCGTCCGGCGACGGGCGGGGCGTCGAGAACGCCGAGCCGGCCGGCGACGAGTCCGATCAGGAAGCCGGTGAAGTGGGCGATGAGGGCGACTCCCGGGGATCCAGTGGCGACCGTAACGACCGCCGCGAGGCCGGCGAACCCGGCCAGTTGCACGCCCGGGCTGGGGTCGATCCGCGCCAGCAGGCCGCTGGCGAGTCGGTTTCCGGTCAGGACGTAGCCGAGCATGGCGAAGACCGCGCCGCTTGCGCCGAGTACGGGTACCGGCTCGGCGACCAGGCTCTTCGTGAGGACCTGCACGACGCCGGCTGTCGCGCCGCTCCCGAGGAAAAAGAGGTGGAAGCGAAACGGGGTGGTCGTCCGTTCGAGGGGGAGGCCGACGAAGACGAGCGCGACGCTGTTGGCGAACAGGTGCGAGAGGTCGTCGTGGGCGTACACGCTGGTGACGACGGTCCAGGGGCGGACATCGAGCGGCGGCGCGAGCGCGAACAGCCCGACGGCAGTCGGAACGAACGTCTCGACCAGTCGCTGGGCGAGAAAGACGGCGACGAAGACGAGCAGGAGGTCGACGGTGGGACTCTTCGCGAGGGGCTTCCGCATACCGTATGGAAGGACCCGGCGATACAAAACGGTACGCGACGCTACCGGGGCGAGCTGCCGAAAACGAAGGTCCGAACGGCGTTAGACTGGCGTCAGTCCTCGAGAACGATCTCGATGCTGACGTCGTTCGGCACCTGGATGCGCATGAGCTGGCGGAGCGCGCGTTCGTCCGCGTCCAGATCGATCAGGCGCTTGTGAACGCGCATCTCCCAGTGCTCCCACGTCGCGGTCCCCTCGCCGTCGGGGGACTTGCGGGTCGGGATCTCCAGCGTCTTCGTCGGGAGCGGGATCGGACCGGACATCGAGACGCCGGTCTTGTTCGCGATCTCCCGGACGTCGGCGGTGATGTCGTCCAGGTCCTCGGGGTTCGTGCCCGCGAGGCGGACGCGTGCCTGCTGCATCTTAGCTCTCGTTGACGCTCAGGACCTTGCCGGCGGCGATGGTCTGACCCATGTCGCGGATGGCGAAGGAGCCGAGCTCCGGGATCTCCTGGGACGACTCGATGCTGAGCGGCTTCTGCGGGCGCACCGTGACGATGGCGGCGTCGCCGCTCTGGATGAAGTCGGGGTTCTCCTCGGCGACCTCGCCGGACGACGGGTCCATCTTCTTGTCGATGGACTCGATCGTACAGGCGACCTGCGCGGTGTGGGCGTGGAACACCGGCGTGTAGCCGGCCGTGATCACGCTCGGGTGCTGCATGACGATGACCTGGGCCTGGAACGTCTCGGCGACCGACGGCGGGTCGTCGGCGGGGCCACAGACGTCGCCGCGGCGGATGTCGTCCTTGCCGATGCCGCGGACGTTGAACCCGACGTTGTCGCCGGGGCCGGCCTCGGGCACCTCCTCGTGGTGCATCTCGATCGTCTTGACCTCGCCGCCCTCGTCGCTGGGCTGGAAGGAGACGTTGTCGCCGATGTTGAGCATGCCGGTCTCGACGCGGCCGACCGGGACCGTGCCGATCCCGTCGATGGTGTAGACGTCCTGGATCGGGAGGCGGAGCGGCGCGTCCGTCGGCGGCTCCGGCTCCTCGAGGCCGTTGAGGGCCTCCAGCAGGATCTCGCCGTCGTACCAGTCCGTGTTCTCGCTCTCCTCGGCGATGTTGTCGCCCTCGAAGGCGGAGATCGGGATGAAGCTGGCGTCCTCGGTGTTGAACTGGACCTGCTTGAGGAGGTCCTGCACCTCGGAGACGACCTGCTTGTACTCGTCCTCGCCGTAGTCGACGAGGTCCATCTTGTTGACGCCCACGATGAGCTCGTTGATGCCGAGCGTGCGGGCCAGGAACACGTGTTCCTGGGTCTGGGGCGCGACGCCGTCGTCCGCGGCGACGACGAGGACGGCGTTGTCGGCCTGGGACGCGCCCGTGATCATGTTCTTCACGAAGTCACGGTGGCCCGGACAGTCGACGATGGTGAAGTAGTACTCGTCGGTGTCGAACTCCTGGTGGGCGATGTCGATGGTGACGCCGCGCTCGCGCTCCTCGGCGAGGTTGTCCATCACGTAGGCGAACTCGAAGCCGCCCTTGCCCTTCTGCTCGGCCTCTTCCTTGTGCTGCTCGATGACGTGCTCGGGAACGCTTCCCGTCTCGTAGAGGAGTCGCCCTACGAGTGTGCTCTTGCCGTGGTCGACGTGGCCGATAATGGCCAGGTTCTGGTGGGGTTTGTCTTCGCTCATTGGTATCTCACGCGCAGAGGCGTTATATCGGTATCTTTCGGCGGAAGCAGTTAAAACCATTTCGATACCGTACGCCCCCCATACCGACGCCGTCCGGCGGTTTGGTGACCCGTCACACGGATGGACGGTTCGCCGCCTCCGGCGTCACTGTCGGACGACGCATCCGGATCGGCTCAGCCGTCGAGTCGTCCCACGTCGGCGAGCACCGCGGTCGCCGTCTCCGGGCCGCCGGCCCCGCGGCCGCTGACGTTCAGCCGGCCGGCGTGTTCGGTCTCCAGTTGGACGATGTTGCGCGTGCCCGTCACCGCGAGCGTGCCGTTCGCGGGGACGAGCCGCGGTCCGACCCGGACGCCGTCGGCCGAGGCCTCGCCGATGAGCCGCACGGTACGGCCGTCCTCGGCGGCGAGGTCGAGCGCGCTCCCGGGTACGTCCGTGATCCCCTCGACTGCGGCGTCGTCGAGCGAGTACTCGACGTCGTCGTCCGAGAGCACGTTCGCCAGAATGACGCATTTCAGCGCCGCGTCCGTCCCGTTCACGTCGAAGGCAGGGTCTGCCTCTGCGACGCCTAAGTCCTGGGCCTCCGCGAGCACGTGCTCGTAGTCCAGTCCCTCGGCGGCCATCCGCGACAGGACGAAGTTCGCCGTCCCGTTCAGCACGCCGCGGGCGGCGGTGACCTTCGACGGGCCGAAGTCCGCGATCGTCGACAGCACGGGGATCGCGCCGCCGACGGTCGCCTCGAACAGCACGTCGCCCGCGCTCTCGCGTTTGAGCGCGCGGAGGTCGCCGTAGCGCTCCGCCACGGGCCCCTTGTTCGCCAGCACGACGTGCCGGTCCCGCTCCAGCGCCGCCCGGACGTGGCCGAAGCCGGGCTGTGCGTCGTCGAGCGTCGTCGGCGTCGCCTCGACGAGCGCGTCGTACT is a window of Halostella salina DNA encoding:
- a CDS encoding homoserine dehydrogenase — encoded protein: MKLAVLGAGAVGRSVVELAGEYGHTVTAVADSGTAAVDPDGLDAAAVVDRKEREGVVGDAAPEDALAAEYDALVEATPTTLDDAQPGFGHVRAALERDRHVVLANKGPVAERYGDLRALKRESAGDVLFEATVGGAIPVLSTIADFGPSKVTAARGVLNGTANFVLSRMAAEGLDYEHVLAEAQDLGVAEADPAFDVNGTDAALKCVILANVLSDDDVEYSLDDAAVEGITDVPGSALDLAAEDGRTVRLIGEASADGVRVGPRLVPANGTLAVTGTRNIVQLETEHAGRLNVSGRGAGGPETATAVLADVGRLDG